One window of the Clostridium sp. MB40-C1 genome contains the following:
- a CDS encoding sigma-54-dependent Fis family transcriptional regulator, whose amino-acid sequence MQLQDNENIIKIWGNFINKGLLDTKNLRYIIAESWKRSKQYKINPFLNDFFVRLEKDELFKRCKQYAVLLDTTKPFMESLYKIVKDTEFLIRLTDREGYVLDHIGNEKLINIYNSCGLCEGYSVKEEVIGTNAIGIVLITGEPIQVVGGEHYLKKYHNLTSSACPIKDRNGNILGVLSMTGNYKLVHPHTLGMVVAAAEAIEKEIKLEERNKELENISEKFYQITESISEGIIRIDRNGNIVSINRFARKLLLFKEQEIIGEHFKSILSIGNRQDIIKGVKNFRKFEEEEIHFKTRTGKKKTCIANITPIKAPNNKGREGIVITFREEKKIHNLVNKIVGANAKFTFEDILGESKAIKSAIKISSISAKTNTTILLQGESGTGKEMFAQAIHNESDRRDFPFVFLNCGAIPRELVSSELFGYVEGAFTGAKRGGHPGKFELADGGTIFLDEIGDMPFDAQVSLLRVLEDRTVVRVGGHDVIPIDVRVIAATNKDLSKEVELGNFRSDLFYRINVMTINTPPLRNREQDIKIFIQYFLKKFCKDIEKDIKGISESFYKGMVSYNWPGNVRELQNVMQTVVNMAEQNSILNYENIPSHITGKEILGELIHKKELVSLEEIEKNAIIQTIKELGGNVASAAKVLGIGRSTMYRKMKKYNIDIM is encoded by the coding sequence ATGCAGCTACAAGATAATGAAAATATAATAAAAATATGGGGAAATTTTATCAATAAAGGTCTATTAGATACAAAGAATTTAAGATATATCATAGCAGAATCATGGAAACGCAGTAAGCAATACAAGATAAATCCATTTTTGAATGATTTTTTTGTAAGACTTGAAAAAGATGAGTTATTCAAAAGATGTAAGCAATATGCAGTACTTTTAGATACTACAAAACCTTTTATGGAAAGCTTATATAAAATAGTAAAGGATACTGAGTTTTTAATTAGGTTAACTGATAGAGAAGGATATGTTTTAGATCATATAGGGAATGAAAAACTAATTAATATTTATAATTCTTGTGGATTATGTGAAGGGTATAGTGTAAAAGAAGAAGTCATAGGAACCAATGCTATAGGTATAGTACTTATAACTGGAGAACCTATTCAGGTTGTAGGAGGAGAACATTATTTAAAGAAATATCATAACTTAACATCATCAGCTTGTCCTATAAAGGATAGGAATGGAAATATATTAGGTGTTTTAAGTATGACTGGAAATTATAAACTTGTTCACCCTCATACGTTAGGGATGGTAGTAGCTGCTGCTGAGGCAATAGAAAAAGAAATTAAATTAGAAGAAAGAAATAAAGAACTTGAAAATATAAGTGAAAAATTTTATCAAATTACTGAATCTATATCAGAAGGTATAATTAGAATTGACAGAAATGGAAATATAGTAAGTATAAATAGATTTGCCAGAAAATTATTACTATTCAAAGAACAAGAGATTATAGGAGAGCATTTTAAGAGCATTCTCAGCATAGGAAACCGACAAGATATTATTAAAGGCGTAAAAAACTTTAGAAAGTTTGAGGAGGAAGAAATACATTTTAAAACTAGGACAGGGAAAAAGAAAACATGCATTGCAAATATTACTCCTATTAAAGCACCAAATAATAAAGGTAGGGAAGGTATAGTTATAACGTTTAGAGAAGAAAAGAAGATTCATAATTTAGTAAACAAAATAGTTGGTGCAAATGCTAAGTTTACATTTGAAGATATACTTGGAGAGAGCAAGGCTATAAAATCGGCAATAAAAATATCTTCAATTTCTGCCAAAACTAATACAACGATATTGCTTCAAGGTGAAAGTGGAACTGGAAAAGAAATGTTTGCCCAGGCAATACACAATGAAAGTGATAGGAGAGATTTCCCTTTTGTGTTTTTAAATTGTGGTGCAATACCTAGAGAACTAGTTTCCAGCGAACTATTCGGGTATGTAGAAGGTGCCTTTACAGGTGCTAAAAGAGGAGGCCATCCTGGTAAATTTGAATTGGCAGATGGAGGAACCATATTCTTAGATGAGATAGGAGATATGCCTTTTGATGCTCAAGTAAGTTTACTTAGGGTATTAGAAGACAGAACTGTTGTAAGAGTGGGGGGACATGATGTCATTCCAATTGATGTAAGGGTAATTGCTGCTACAAATAAAGATTTGAGCAAAGAAGTTGAGCTTGGAAATTTTAGAAGTGATTTGTTTTATAGAATAAATGTTATGACAATTAATACTCCGCCTTTAAGGAATAGAGAACAGGATATTAAAATATTTATTCAGTACTTTTTAAAAAAATTTTGTAAAGATATAGAAAAAGATATAAAGGGAATTAGTGAAAGCTTTTATAAAGGTATGGTTAGTTATAATTGGCCAGGTAATGTTAGAGAACTTCAAAATGTAATGCAAACAGTAGTAAACATGGCAGAACAAAACTCAATATTAAATTATGAAAATATACCATCACATATAACTGGAAAAGAAATACTAGGAGAATTAATACATAAAAAAGAATTAGTTTCTTTAGAAGAAATAGAAAAAAATGCAATTATTCAAACTATAAAAGAGTTAGGCGGAAATGTAGCATCAGCAGCTAAAGTCTTGGGAATAGGAAGAAGTACTATGTATAGAAAGATGAAAAAATATAACATAGATATAATGTAA
- a CDS encoding MnhB domain-containing protein produces MKDVILKEVTKIVIPFIQIFGIYVIFHGHLSPGGGFAGGTIIGASFILYRLVCGNKQAKQKLVYKTLMNIVCFSVFLYGLLKGYSFITGGSHINLPQPPLGNPGDVFSGGFLLPLNILVGTIVAISIYFFYSLFDEGEI; encoded by the coding sequence ATGAAGGATGTAATTTTAAAAGAGGTAACGAAAATAGTAATCCCTTTTATACAAATTTTCGGTATATATGTTATTTTTCATGGACATTTAAGTCCAGGGGGAGGATTCGCAGGGGGAACCATTATAGGTGCTAGTTTTATCTTATATAGATTAGTTTGTGGAAATAAACAAGCTAAACAAAAGCTAGTATATAAAACTTTAATGAATATAGTATGCTTTTCTGTGTTTTTATATGGATTATTAAAAGGATACAGTTTTATAACAGGAGGTAGTCATATTAATTTACCGCAACCACCTTTAGGTAATCCAGGTGATGTTTTTAGTGGAGGTTTTTTATTGCCTTTGAATATACTTGTAGGTACTATTGTAGCTATATCAATATACTTTTTTTATTCATTATTTGATGAAGGGGAAATTTAG
- a CDS encoding Na+/H+ antiporter subunit E, which produces MTFGVMILYLIFWIVLCEKFNIETFILGITVCILLSILNENLFGKTTRKEKSLLKNTRYWAEYIFLLVKEVVIANINVAIIVLSPSMNISPGIVEFKTKLKSNFCRMVLANSITLTPGTITVDIEDDILRIHCLKREYIEGVMDSKFEKILLKIEE; this is translated from the coding sequence ATGACATTTGGGGTTATGATATTATACTTAATATTTTGGATTGTACTATGTGAAAAGTTTAATATAGAAACATTTATTTTAGGGATAACAGTATGTATATTATTAAGCATTTTAAATGAAAATCTTTTTGGTAAAACCACAAGAAAAGAAAAATCTTTATTAAAAAACACAAGGTACTGGGCTGAATATATATTTCTTTTAGTAAAAGAAGTAGTTATAGCTAACATAAATGTAGCAATAATTGTATTAAGTCCGAGTATGAATATTTCGCCTGGTATAGTAGAGTTTAAAACAAAATTAAAATCTAATTTTTGTAGAATGGTTCTTGCTAATTCTATTACTTTAACTCCTGGGACTATAACTGTAGATATAGAAGATGATATATTAAGAATTCATTGTCTTAAAAGAGAGTATATAGAAGGTGTAATGGATTCTAAATTTGAAAAAATTCTTTTAAAAATAGAGGAGTGA
- a CDS encoding hydrogenase subunit MbhD domain-containing protein — protein sequence MKTFSIIMLIFLIGSSIAVSVMKNMLSAIIIFMIYSLIMAILWEQLNAPDVAITEAAVGAGITTLLFMLTLKRIKGVKK from the coding sequence TTGAAAACGTTTAGTATTATAATGCTCATATTTTTAATTGGATCTTCGATAGCTGTTTCTGTTATGAAAAACATGTTATCTGCAATTATTATTTTTATGATTTATAGCTTGATAATGGCCATATTGTGGGAACAGCTTAATGCGCCAGATGTAGCAATTACAGAGGCGGCAGTAGGAGCAGGAATTACAACTCTTTTATTTATGCTTACATTAAAGAGAATTAAGGGAGTGAAAAAATGA
- the mnhG gene encoding monovalent cation/H(+) antiporter subunit G, whose translation MKIAIMGVFLMSGLFFFMVGTIGVLRFPDIYTRVHGAAKCDTLGAVLCLISLMIYSGFNIVSLKLLLIIVFIWITNPTATHLIVKAKYENDMKVKNKEGVDKIENV comes from the coding sequence ATGAAGATAGCTATTATGGGAGTATTTCTTATGAGTGGACTATTTTTCTTTATGGTTGGAACTATAGGAGTATTAAGATTTCCTGATATATATACAAGAGTTCATGGTGCTGCAAAGTGTGATACTTTAGGGGCTGTGTTATGTTTAATATCACTAATGATTTATAGTGGATTTAATATAGTTAGCTTAAAGCTTTTGTTGATTATAGTTTTTATATGGATCACGAATCCTACAGCGACACACTTAATAGTAAAGGCTAAATATGAAAATGATATGAAGGTGAAAAATAAGGAAGGTGTGGATAAAATTGAAAACGTTTAG
- the mbhE gene encoding hydrogen gas-evolving membrane-bound hydrogenase subunit E: MKKIIAFILSTCLIGILLLGVNDLPRFGSENNPANNEVSKYYIENSVKDTGATNIVTGIILDYRAFDTFVEASVLFTAAVIVIILLKKDKQENQDDNYIK, from the coding sequence ATGAAGAAAATAATTGCTTTCATACTTTCTACATGCTTAATTGGTATTTTATTATTGGGTGTTAATGATTTACCTAGGTTTGGAAGTGAGAATAATCCAGCTAATAATGAGGTTTCAAAATATTATATAGAAAATTCAGTAAAAGATACTGGAGCTACCAATATAGTAACGGGAATTATATTAGATTATCGTGCTTTTGACACTTTTGTAGAAGCTAGTGTTTTATTTACAGCAGCAGTTATAGTAATTATTTTATTAAAAAAGGATAAGCAAGAAAATCAAGATGATAATTATATTAAATAA
- a CDS encoding monovalent cation/H+ antiporter complex subunit F, whose product MDKLFVFAILFLTGTVFLCMIRLVKGPSAADRLVAINVVGTKTIILILIVSFIIRETYFIDVSLVYALISFIASVVIAKNVRI is encoded by the coding sequence TTGGATAAGTTATTTGTATTTGCAATTTTATTTCTAACAGGAACTGTTTTTTTATGTATGATTAGATTAGTTAAAGGACCTAGTGCAGCAGATAGATTAGTTGCTATAAATGTTGTAGGAACTAAAACAATAATATTGATCTTAATAGTTTCTTTTATAATAAGAGAGACGTATTTTATTGATGTATCTTTAGTATATGCTTTAATAAGTTTTATTGCATCTGTGGTTATTGCAAAAAATGTAAGAATATAG
- a CDS encoding sodium:proton antiporter, with protein sequence MEGILNNYYETAAIILFGVGFTILLLHNNLIKKIIGMNIMDTAIFLFFIAKGYIEGREAPIIVNGYKGVNAYINPIPTGLMLTGIVVGVSTTAFALALTIKIYENYGTIELDEILKKGDG encoded by the coding sequence ATGGAAGGGATATTAAACAATTATTATGAAACAGCAGCGATTATTTTATTTGGAGTAGGTTTTACAATTCTTTTACTTCATAACAATTTAATTAAGAAAATAATAGGTATGAATATTATGGATACAGCAATTTTTTTATTCTTTATAGCAAAAGGATATATAGAAGGTAGAGAGGCACCAATAATTGTAAATGGATATAAGGGGGTTAATGCATATATAAATCCAATTCCTACAGGACTTATGCTGACGGGCATAGTTGTAGGGGTTAGCACTACAGCTTTTGCTTTAGCATTAACTATTAAAATATATGAGAATTATGGAACTATAGAATTGGATGAGATATTAAAAAAGGGAGATGGTTAA